One window from the genome of Bacteroidota bacterium encodes:
- a CDS encoding class I SAM-dependent methyltransferase codes for MQNLANCPLCGGTAFKKLMDCLDYTVSRETFSIVQCPDCSFKFTNPRPSESEIGRYYESEDYVSHSNSTKGIVNTVYHWVRSYSLNEKVKLINKEYASGKPKANSDTRALLDIGCGTGEFLSAAVKNGWSGKGIEPSDKARKQAISNHRLDVSNQNGISDLHKESFDIITMWHVLEHVHTLNERIGEIHNLLKEGGKAIIAVPNCVSLDAEIYGENWAAYDVPRHLYHFTPITMKAIFSKYGFKFVRALPMKFDSFYVSMLTEKNISGTNHLFKAFTNGLKSNLKAKNDAEKFSSVIYVFVK; via the coding sequence ATGCAAAATTTAGCCAATTGCCCACTTTGCGGTGGAACTGCCTTCAAAAAACTTATGGATTGCTTAGACTACACTGTTTCACGTGAAACGTTTTCTATCGTTCAATGTCCTGATTGTAGTTTTAAATTCACTAATCCCAGACCGTCGGAATCAGAGATAGGCCGGTATTATGAAAGCGAAGACTATGTAAGTCATAGCAATTCAACTAAGGGAATCGTAAATACCGTTTATCATTGGGTCAGGTCATATTCACTGAATGAAAAAGTAAAATTGATCAATAAGGAATATGCTTCAGGAAAACCTAAAGCAAATTCAGATACAAGAGCGTTACTAGATATTGGATGCGGCACGGGAGAATTTCTATCTGCTGCAGTAAAAAATGGTTGGAGCGGGAAAGGAATTGAACCTAGTGATAAAGCAAGGAAACAAGCAATTTCAAACCATAGGTTAGATGTGTCAAATCAAAATGGCATTTCAGATCTGCATAAAGAGTCATTTGATATCATTACAATGTGGCATGTATTAGAACACGTGCATACTTTGAATGAAAGAATAGGGGAGATTCATAATTTACTAAAAGAAGGAGGAAAGGCAATTATAGCGGTTCCTAATTGCGTTTCCCTGGATGCAGAAATCTATGGGGAGAATTGGGCGGCTTATGATGTTCCCAGACATTTATATCATTTTACCCCGATCACAATGAAAGCGATCTTTTCTAAATATGGTTTTAAATTTGTTCGTGCACTACCAATGAAGTTTGATAGTTTCTATGTTTCAATGCTTACAGAAAAAAATATTTCCGGGACAAACCATTTGTTTAAAGCCTTTACGAATGGATTGAAGTCTAACCTAAAAGCAAAAAATGACGCCGAAAAATTCTCCAGCGTCATTTACGTGTTTGTTAAGTAA
- a CDS encoding response regulator — translation MLHPIKILLVDDRPENLISLESMLENRSRTIIKATSGNEALKLALENEIALILLDVQMPDMDGFEVARLLKENSRTKDVSIIFVTALSKDEKFTIQGYEEGAVDYLHKPLDYNIVLAKVNVFERLFLQQKELKAANDKLQRTNKQLDEFVYVVSHDLKAPLRGLSSLASFLEEELGDKPRQEAIDILNMMKSRTSRLQGLIDGILHYSRMGNVTDTKETFSTKELVVSIIDLLSPPPNFRFEVSDHLPEIHAERIKLHEVFQNLISNSIKYNTKENAIIKIEHQDYPTHFEFSVTDNGIGIKEEHLVKIFGIFQTLVPKDKVESTGIGLTIVKKIVEQQGGEVIVTSKIGEGSCFKFTWMKS, via the coding sequence ATGTTACACCCTATTAAAATTTTGTTGGTCGATGACCGGCCTGAAAATCTTATTTCTTTAGAAAGTATGCTTGAAAACAGATCGCGAACGATCATCAAAGCGACTTCAGGAAATGAGGCACTCAAGCTTGCACTGGAGAATGAGATCGCACTTATTCTTCTGGATGTTCAAATGCCGGATATGGATGGATTTGAAGTTGCTCGTTTATTGAAAGAGAATTCGAGGACGAAAGATGTTTCCATCATTTTTGTGACAGCTTTAAGCAAAGATGAAAAATTCACTATTCAGGGATATGAAGAAGGTGCGGTCGATTATCTGCATAAGCCTTTGGATTATAATATTGTTTTAGCAAAAGTTAATGTATTCGAACGGTTGTTTCTTCAGCAGAAGGAATTAAAGGCCGCTAACGATAAGTTGCAGCGAACGAACAAACAGCTTGATGAGTTTGTGTACGTCGTCTCACACGACTTAAAAGCACCTCTACGTGGACTTTCCAGTCTGGCCAGCTTCCTGGAAGAAGAATTGGGTGATAAACCCCGTCAGGAAGCGATTGACATCCTGAATATGATGAAAAGCCGCACAAGCAGACTGCAAGGTCTGATTGATGGAATTCTTCATTATAGCCGGATGGGCAATGTTACTGATACAAAAGAAACATTTTCAACTAAAGAGTTGGTTGTCAGTATAATAGATTTATTAAGTCCGCCACCAAATTTCAGATTTGAGGTTTCTGACCATTTACCGGAGATCCATGCAGAAAGAATTAAGCTTCATGAGGTTTTTCAGAACTTAATATCTAACAGTATCAAATACAATACAAAGGAGAATGCAATTATAAAAATAGAGCATCAGGACTACCCTACTCATTTCGAATTTTCTGTTACTGATAATGGAATTGGAATTAAAGAAGAACACTTAGTAAAGATCTTTGGAATTTTTCAGACTTTGGTTCCGAAGGATAAAGTAGAAAGTACAGGAATTGGATTAACGATCGTAAAAAAGATTGTTGAACAGCAAGGTGGAGAAGTGATTGTTACTTCTAAGATTGGAGAAGGATCCTGTTTTAAATTCACCTGGATGAAGTCATAG
- a CDS encoding response regulator: MKNKSYKIDFEIYIVFIIVISISVFNAIYSTINISRNQDATSRIMVVDVPSLQSLENMNLLITKSKMYSTNWVYLQSNKEDKGKLRMIHEVEYPTLKGEISNLMSSWKDKEEIDSMKYVFAEFEKCMVAQSELMRTLINFDDYEDAAKKFQAEGIIENQILPQTTNIISQLNRLIQKKKSNADLMHTEMLSSSRTLMWSVLGIAILIVVVILIAAFYMSNHIIVPTMKLKNIIVQMARGEIPEVKLMQRNNAVGQMTEAVSTLAGSLKKTTHFAHAIGDGNLATDYQPLSENDELGNALIQMQANLRSADEDNRQRNWVSSRSEKINEVLRENTDDINKLSDAVISTMVKYLNAFHGGLYLLEDINAGTESKIVLHGSYGMHNKVKARNILDYGEGLIGQAIKDGEVIYLQDVPSSYTIIGSGLGSMPASHVLIIPLKHHDKVYGAVELAGFNSFQSFEIGFVKSIGETIGSTLSSVISNTLTKRLLEETRLQAALLKAQEEELLLTNEELSNQSRLLQASEEELKQGNIEMKGKARELEHKNEILEQAREAISIKAKELELNNRYKSEFLANMSHELRTPLNSVLILAKLLSENKDKNLSDKQAEYARVIHKSGNDLLVLINDILDLSKIEAGKIELHPEQASIQLIKSDLRSLFTEVANEREIDFEIENHSELPESIYTDKVRLEQIIKNLLGNAFKFTPAKGKIILRIKRPNKGTLFSNASLRGQKDIIEFSVSDTGIGIPSEKQALIFEAFQQADGSTSRKYGGTGLGLSISKMLVSMLGGEMQLISEQNVGSTFYVYLPENFVSLEQTDPKTEGKSKGTTMMNYRPMDDRDSIKDTDKLLLIVESDITYANVLLDMAHEKKYKAILAIEEGEVMAYAEKYKPAAIIIDEKISGVTSSTIIGKIRSNKSFEKIPMHILSEFNRIASAKDIGATAYLRKPLDKRDLDDAFSSLNKNLSNAIRNVLIVEDMSLHQEIIKNLLSSHYNNTDVHIAKTVSEAQNLLSKISFDCIILDLDLGNGSEEGCALLKSIKESPSTMLIPVIVFTGTDIDSMNDETLIGLSDAIVSKDGESLDKLMKETSNFLSSIEKPKDVAKPVMPVYMEEMLAGKQVLLVDDDMRNIYALTNLLENNKMRVIPASNGRDALEKLAKYKDVDIILMDIMMPEMDGFEAMQQIRKIDRYKSTPILALTAKAMVGDKEKCIQCGASDYISKPVNMENLFSMMRVWLFKED; this comes from the coding sequence ATGAAGAATAAATCTTATAAAATTGATTTCGAAATTTACATTGTATTTATAATCGTAATAAGTATTTCTGTATTTAATGCCATTTATAGTACAATAAATATTTCGAGAAATCAGGATGCCACCAGCAGGATCATGGTCGTGGATGTCCCTTCTTTGCAATCACTCGAGAACATGAACCTATTGATCACGAAATCGAAAATGTACTCGACCAATTGGGTTTATCTGCAAAGTAACAAGGAAGACAAAGGCAAATTACGAATGATCCATGAAGTGGAATATCCGACACTCAAAGGTGAAATCAGTAATCTGATGTCGAGCTGGAAAGACAAAGAAGAAATTGATTCGATGAAATATGTTTTTGCTGAATTTGAAAAATGCATGGTAGCACAAAGTGAATTGATGCGGACCCTGATAAATTTCGACGATTATGAAGATGCTGCAAAGAAATTTCAAGCGGAAGGAATTATTGAAAACCAGATATTACCACAGACAACAAATATTATAAGTCAACTAAACCGGTTGATTCAAAAAAAGAAATCGAATGCTGATCTGATGCACACGGAAATGTTGTCGAGTTCACGCACATTGATGTGGAGTGTATTGGGAATTGCCATTCTCATTGTAGTGGTAATTTTGATTGCGGCGTTTTATATGTCAAATCACATCATTGTTCCTACAATGAAGCTCAAGAATATTATCGTACAGATGGCCCGAGGAGAAATTCCCGAAGTAAAGCTGATGCAACGTAACAATGCTGTCGGACAAATGACAGAAGCCGTAAGTACGCTTGCCGGAAGTTTGAAAAAGACAACTCATTTTGCCCATGCAATTGGTGATGGTAATCTTGCAACAGATTATCAGCCTTTGAGTGAAAATGATGAACTTGGTAATGCCTTGATTCAAATGCAGGCAAATTTGCGGAGCGCCGATGAAGATAATCGCCAGAGAAACTGGGTTTCCTCTCGTTCAGAAAAGATCAATGAAGTTCTCAGAGAAAATACGGATGACATAAACAAGCTTTCCGATGCTGTTATTTCTACGATGGTAAAGTATCTTAATGCTTTTCATGGCGGACTTTATTTATTGGAAGATATAAATGCAGGAACTGAAAGTAAGATCGTTTTACATGGAAGTTATGGAATGCACAATAAAGTTAAAGCCAGAAATATTCTGGATTATGGTGAAGGATTAATCGGGCAGGCAATAAAGGACGGCGAAGTAATTTACCTGCAGGATGTGCCAAGCAGTTACACAATTATTGGAAGCGGACTTGGCAGTATGCCGGCTTCTCATGTTTTGATCATTCCATTAAAGCATCACGATAAAGTTTATGGAGCTGTTGAGTTAGCCGGTTTTAATTCATTTCAGTCATTTGAAATAGGTTTTGTTAAGAGTATAGGTGAAACTATCGGGTCAACACTTTCTTCTGTAATTTCCAATACGCTTACTAAACGGCTTCTTGAAGAAACAAGATTACAGGCTGCATTATTGAAGGCTCAGGAGGAAGAGTTGCTTCTTACGAATGAAGAGCTTTCGAATCAGTCGAGATTATTGCAGGCATCAGAAGAAGAATTAAAGCAGGGAAATATTGAAATGAAAGGGAAAGCACGCGAGCTTGAACACAAAAATGAAATTCTGGAACAGGCGCGTGAAGCAATCAGTATTAAAGCAAAAGAACTGGAGCTAAACAACAGATATAAATCTGAATTTTTGGCGAACATGTCTCATGAATTGCGAACACCTTTAAACAGTGTTTTGATATTGGCAAAATTGCTTTCTGAAAATAAGGATAAAAACCTGAGCGATAAGCAAGCCGAATACGCACGTGTAATTCATAAATCAGGAAATGATTTGTTGGTGCTGATCAATGACATTCTGGATCTTTCAAAAATAGAAGCCGGGAAAATTGAACTACATCCTGAGCAGGCAAGTATTCAGCTGATAAAATCGGATCTTCGATCATTGTTCACAGAAGTGGCCAATGAAAGAGAGATCGATTTTGAGATAGAGAACCATAGTGAATTGCCCGAATCTATTTACACCGATAAAGTTAGACTTGAGCAGATCATTAAAAATCTTCTGGGAAATGCATTTAAGTTTACACCGGCAAAAGGAAAAATTATTTTAAGGATAAAACGTCCGAACAAGGGAACACTTTTTTCCAATGCGTCTTTGCGCGGACAAAAAGACATAATTGAATTCTCGGTTTCGGATACAGGTATCGGTATTCCTTCAGAGAAGCAAGCTTTGATCTTTGAAGCTTTTCAACAGGCCGATGGAAGTACAAGTCGTAAATATGGTGGTACCGGATTGGGTTTGTCAATAAGTAAAATGCTTGTCTCCATGTTAGGTGGTGAAATGCAATTGATCAGTGAGCAGAATGTCGGAAGTACGTTCTATGTTTATCTGCCCGAAAATTTTGTTTCACTAGAACAAACTGATCCGAAAACAGAAGGCAAGTCGAAAGGAACAACGATGATGAATTATCGTCCGATGGACGATAGAGACTCCATTAAGGATACTGATAAGCTATTGCTGATCGTTGAAAGTGACATTACCTATGCGAATGTTTTACTGGATATGGCGCATGAGAAGAAATACAAAGCAATTTTAGCGATTGAAGAAGGTGAAGTTATGGCCTATGCCGAGAAGTATAAACCGGCTGCGATTATAATTGATGAAAAGATTTCCGGAGTTACATCGAGTACAATTATCGGGAAGATCCGGTCAAACAAAAGTTTTGAAAAGATACCGATGCATATCCTTTCTGAGTTCAACAGAATTGCTTCTGCTAAAGACATTGGTGCTACAGCTTACTTAAGAAAACCACTTGACAAAAGAGATCTTGATGATGCATTCTCATCGCTGAATAAAAATCTGAGTAATGCAATCAGAAATGTATTGATTGTTGAAGACATGAGTTTGCATCAGGAGATCATTAAGAATTTACTTTCCTCTCATTACAATAACACAGATGTTCATATTGCAAAAACGGTTTCTGAAGCGCAGAATCTTTTATCAAAAATTTCATTTGATTGTATTATCCTGGATCTTGATCTCGGAAACGGTTCAGAGGAAGGCTGTGCATTGCTTAAGTCAATTAAAGAATCTCCCTCTACAATGTTAATTCCTGTCATTGTATTTACAGGAACAGATATTGATTCTATGAATGATGAAACGCTAATTGGATTATCAGATGCTATCGTTTCCAAGGATGGCGAATCTCTCGATAAATTAATGAAAGAGACAAGTAACTTTTTGTCATCGATCGAGAAGCCTAAAGATGTTGCCAAACCGGTCATGCCTGTTTATATGGAAGAGATGCTTGCAGGAAAACAAGTGCTCTTGGTAGATGATGATATGCGTAACATTTATGCTTTGACGAATTTGCTTGAGAATAATAAAATGCGGGTGATACCTGCATCGAATGGACGGGACGCACTTGAGAAACTGGCAAAGTATAAGGATGTAGATATTATTCTGATGGATATCATGATGCCTGAGATGGATGGATTTGAGGCTATGCAACAGATCAGAAAGATCGATAGGTATAAGTCCACTCCTATTCTTGCACTAACTGCGAAAGCAATGGTTGGCGATAAAGAGAAATGTATTCAGTGTGGAGCTTCCGATTATATTTCAAAGCCTGTTAATATGGAGAATCTTTTTTCCATGATGCGGGTTTGGCTGTTTAAAGAAGATTAA
- a CDS encoding YfiR family protein codes for MRNNISRFIRQVLLSILLVISCHRSDAVPDGNEYRIKAMFLLNFIKYVEWPIENNKPVIRIGIVGESEMFDALTILAAQRSADGQKVEIKQADDSNASGFQVIFISNTDNNKVDQRIRKHSGKGVLVISEDDRCKTRNSGINLFNQNNKIRFEINMSSVKNNGIKISSKLMELASAVHN; via the coding sequence TTGAGAAACAACATATCACGTTTTATCCGTCAGGTGCTTTTAAGCATCCTGCTGGTTATATCGTGTCATCGCTCCGATGCCGTTCCTGACGGAAACGAATACCGGATCAAGGCGATGTTTCTGTTGAATTTCATTAAGTATGTTGAGTGGCCTATTGAAAATAATAAGCCTGTCATCAGAATTGGTATTGTAGGAGAATCAGAGATGTTTGATGCACTGACAATTCTTGCAGCACAACGTTCAGCAGATGGCCAGAAAGTTGAGATAAAGCAGGCAGACGATAGTAATGCAAGCGGCTTCCAGGTAATTTTTATTTCAAATACTGATAACAATAAGGTCGATCAAAGAATCAGAAAACATTCAGGTAAAGGGGTTCTTGTTATTTCAGAAGACGACAGATGTAAGACAAGAAATTCGGGAATCAATTTGTTTAATCAGAACAATAAAATCCGTTTTGAAATAAATATGAGCTCGGTAAAAAATAACGGAATTAAAATTTCCTCTAAGTTGATGGAACTGGCATCAGCAGTTCACAATTAA
- a CDS encoding TonB-dependent receptor plug domain-containing protein → MRKFKLILFCLFCANIALAEGEGALTDSVPFYKMSLEQLMNVSVSVVSDQPEIGRESSGIVTVVTRDEILKSGARDLMQVLQLIPGFDFGVDVEGIVGIGVRGNWAHEGKVLMLWDGLEMNEDLYSTLQFGGHYPVGQIKRIEIIRGPGSAIYGGYAEYAVINVITVNNDLDGVLVDAQYSSYSSAHASSGVSAAFGKKWTNSHLAISTYQSKFIRSDRDYIDNYGNAYSLQNLSAMNSEQYRVDYSYRKFSIIAFCDNYKILQRDGYDEVYSQAYRSRFFNSAINAKVEYNIGKWKFTPGVKIKFEHPWYYNDDSSGDTFEPYDVTSNKNQAYLNYAIDPSKKVNITGGIQYTTLLATNRLEGSTFTDGNKKFENYNYGGNVQALAKTKIVNFTLGSRISYNKYYGTSFVPRIGITKTWEKFHVKTLYGIGYRAPSVENINLNWSIKPEYTYVMELEGGVRLGRNSYLTTNIYDITTKDPIIFSYDPGTSMEMYKNEGRAGTRGIELDYKWKANKWFAMINYSFYTTEGHKVAEEYNPKNGENLNLAFPAHKLNIISNWNIGSAITLSPSLTFNSKRYSISRSKGDLVTIHPETIYVNANVSADNFFTKGLTAQFGIFNLLDEDVIYIQPYNGDHAPLPGGGRELQIRLNYSLIKK, encoded by the coding sequence ATGCGAAAATTCAAATTAATATTATTCTGCCTTTTCTGCGCAAATATTGCTTTAGCAGAGGGTGAAGGAGCGTTAACAGATTCGGTACCGTTTTATAAGATGTCATTGGAACAGCTTATGAATGTCAGCGTTTCTGTGGTTTCAGATCAGCCCGAAATAGGAAGAGAGTCATCGGGGATTGTAACGGTTGTTACAAGAGATGAGATTTTAAAGTCAGGAGCGAGGGATTTGATGCAGGTATTGCAATTAATTCCCGGATTTGATTTTGGTGTCGATGTAGAAGGGATAGTAGGAATAGGTGTCCGGGGAAACTGGGCACATGAAGGCAAAGTTCTCATGTTATGGGATGGTCTTGAAATGAATGAAGACCTCTACTCTACACTTCAGTTTGGCGGACACTATCCTGTCGGTCAGATTAAACGCATTGAAATTATTCGTGGTCCCGGTTCTGCTATTTATGGTGGATATGCAGAATATGCAGTTATAAATGTGATCACAGTAAACAACGACCTCGACGGTGTTTTAGTTGATGCACAATACTCATCTTACAGTTCTGCGCATGCTTCAAGTGGAGTTTCTGCTGCATTCGGAAAGAAATGGACCAATTCACATCTTGCAATTTCAACATATCAAAGCAAATTTATCAGAAGTGACAGAGATTACATTGACAATTACGGCAATGCCTATTCTCTGCAAAATCTGTCAGCGATGAACTCTGAACAATATCGGGTTGATTATTCATATCGTAAATTCAGCATCATTGCATTTTGTGATAATTATAAAATACTTCAGAGAGATGGATATGACGAAGTCTATTCGCAAGCATACAGAAGCCGCTTTTTTAATTCTGCAATAAATGCAAAAGTTGAATACAATATCGGAAAATGGAAGTTTACACCTGGTGTAAAAATTAAATTCGAACATCCCTGGTACTATAATGATGATTCTTCGGGTGATACTTTTGAACCGTATGATGTTACAAGCAATAAGAATCAGGCATATTTAAATTATGCAATAGACCCTTCGAAAAAAGTGAATATCACAGGCGGAATTCAGTATACAACATTGTTAGCAACAAACCGACTTGAGGGTTCAACATTTACTGATGGCAACAAGAAATTTGAAAACTATAATTACGGCGGAAACGTTCAGGCTCTGGCCAAGACAAAAATTGTAAACTTTACTTTAGGTAGCAGAATTTCTTACAACAAATATTATGGAACTTCTTTTGTACCGCGGATTGGTATAACAAAGACATGGGAAAAGTTTCACGTGAAAACTTTGTATGGGATTGGTTATCGTGCACCATCTGTTGAGAACATCAATCTGAACTGGTCAATCAAACCGGAATACACATATGTGATGGAGCTGGAAGGCGGTGTCAGGCTTGGCAGAAATTCATATCTGACGACCAATATTTATGACATTACTACAAAAGACCCGATCATATTTTCTTATGATCCCGGAACAAGTATGGAGATGTATAAAAACGAAGGTCGTGCAGGAACTCGGGGTATTGAGCTGGACTATAAATGGAAAGCCAACAAGTGGTTTGCTATGATCAATTATTCATTTTATACCACAGAAGGACACAAGGTTGCCGAAGAATATAATCCGAAGAATGGCGAAAATTTAAATCTGGCATTTCCTGCACACAAATTAAATATTATCAGCAACTGGAATATCGGTTCCGCAATTACTTTGTCACCTTCTCTTACTTTTAATTCTAAGAGGTATTCAATATCGAGGAGTAAAGGCGACCTGGTAACTATACACCCGGAGACAATTTATGTAAATGCGAATGTTTCAGCAGACAATTTTTTCACAAAAGGTTTAACAGCGCAATTTGGAATATTCAATCTGCTGGATGAAGACGTAATTTATATTCAGCCATACAACGGCGACCATGCACCATTACCCGGTGGCGGAAGAGAGTTACAGATACGACTGAATTATAGTTTAATTAAAAAATAA